One segment of Phragmites australis chromosome 13, lpPhrAust1.1, whole genome shotgun sequence DNA contains the following:
- the LOC133889467 gene encoding stress protein DDR48-like — protein LSQTVCSDDYDGGYKNSSTEGYGGSGYKKSSTDDYDSGKNTSNTDDYGSGGYNKPSMDNYDSGYNKSSTNNYDSGYNKSSSDDYGRSGGYNKSGTDEYTTGSGRNNSDDY, from the coding sequence TTATCACAAACGGTTTGCTCCGATGACTACGATGGAGGCTACAAGAACTCCAGCACCGAGGGCTACGGCGGCAGTGGCTACAAGAAGTCGAGCACCGACGACTATGACAGTGGTAAGAACACCTCCAACACTGATGACTATGGCAGCGGTGGCTATAACAAGCCCAGCATGGACAACTACGACAGCGGCTACAACAAGTCCAGCACGAATAACTACGACAGTGGCTACAACAAGTCCAGCAGCGATGACTATGGCCGCAGCGGCGGCTACAACAAGTCCGGCACCGATGAGTATACTACCGGGTCAGGCAGGAACAACTCCGACGACTACTAG